A section of the Mycolicibacterium anyangense genome encodes:
- a CDS encoding nitric oxide reductase activation protein NorD, producing MTQPQGIGGSAAADHDADESRLQRLSFLASALAARPIDVTYAANGRARTDGRSIFVAAEADWKTSRKQVLVHAALLAGGMTAEQLRPLRRRREGLQRYFLLQILCAAAAPTVEGAIIQRGVDDLPTGVLPPHGPADVMRRALSVEDLPAAPACWGTIDVRLLRSAGAVADPAAGRPAASALSDMLDEDQGQCLELDDGGSEPDGLFDSPTGSGFLRRLFQNVAGVQRARTTDSPEGAESSAGSAMRGRLTGAVRPATSWRGGRGRAADPPGLSRLQYPEWDHVSQTFKADWCHVVATSATDCPVISGGEVAGGITAATLVPRLLRALSTVGMRSIPVGRLSDGPELDIDAAIDAIVDPGADQDAVYSRALPRYRDLAILVLLDASASTKDPSSAGGMVFSLQAQLAWAVIAATTRLGCRTSAMAFQGMGRKSVKLSSLKDFDSVREAQFLRRIAEVEPGGYTRTGAAVRHGTHVLSTRSGASRALLVVITDGLPYDIGYTDDYARADTAHALAEARASGIGCVCLSVGSDNPNAELARVFGGSTTAILPDSSELPEMARRLFIDALKGADLRRRLAH from the coding sequence GTGACCCAACCGCAGGGGATTGGCGGTTCTGCCGCCGCCGATCACGATGCCGATGAGAGTCGGCTCCAGCGGTTGTCGTTTCTCGCAAGTGCGTTAGCCGCGCGTCCGATCGACGTCACCTATGCGGCGAACGGTCGGGCACGGACCGATGGACGTTCGATATTCGTTGCCGCCGAGGCCGATTGGAAGACATCGCGCAAACAGGTGCTTGTCCACGCTGCACTGCTCGCCGGCGGGATGACGGCTGAACAGCTCAGGCCACTACGGCGGCGACGGGAGGGGTTGCAGCGGTACTTCCTGCTTCAAATCCTCTGCGCGGCTGCCGCTCCGACCGTAGAGGGCGCGATAATCCAACGCGGAGTCGATGATCTCCCGACTGGAGTGCTTCCTCCACATGGCCCCGCCGACGTCATGCGTCGCGCACTGAGCGTTGAAGACCTCCCTGCCGCGCCGGCCTGCTGGGGCACAATCGATGTGCGACTGCTGAGGTCTGCTGGCGCCGTGGCCGATCCGGCTGCGGGTCGGCCCGCGGCTTCGGCGCTCAGCGACATGCTCGATGAGGATCAAGGGCAATGCCTCGAACTTGATGACGGAGGCTCGGAGCCGGACGGCTTGTTCGATTCGCCGACAGGCAGTGGCTTCCTACGCCGACTGTTCCAGAATGTGGCAGGTGTGCAACGGGCGCGCACGACCGACAGCCCGGAGGGTGCCGAGTCATCGGCCGGATCGGCGATGCGAGGTCGGTTGACCGGCGCAGTCCGTCCGGCCACGAGCTGGCGGGGTGGCAGGGGTCGCGCAGCCGATCCACCCGGCCTGTCCCGCCTGCAATACCCTGAGTGGGACCACGTTTCGCAGACTTTCAAAGCCGATTGGTGCCACGTCGTGGCTACCTCGGCAACCGATTGTCCGGTGATCAGCGGTGGCGAGGTAGCCGGTGGGATCACAGCAGCAACGTTGGTCCCACGCCTGCTACGGGCTTTGTCGACAGTCGGGATGAGGTCTATTCCAGTCGGCCGGCTTTCGGACGGTCCTGAGCTGGACATCGACGCGGCGATCGATGCCATCGTCGACCCCGGGGCCGACCAGGATGCCGTCTACTCTCGTGCATTGCCCCGCTATCGAGATCTGGCCATTCTCGTGCTTCTGGACGCCTCGGCTTCCACGAAGGACCCGAGTTCTGCCGGTGGCATGGTGTTCTCACTGCAGGCACAGCTCGCCTGGGCTGTCATCGCCGCGACGACGCGATTGGGTTGCCGCACATCGGCGATGGCGTTTCAGGGAATGGGGCGCAAGTCGGTGAAACTGAGCTCTCTGAAAGACTTCGACTCGGTGCGGGAGGCACAGTTCTTGCGTCGGATTGCGGAGGTGGAACCGGGGGGTTACACCCGTACCGGCGCCGCCGTCCGCCACGGCACGCATGTGCTGAGCACTCGGTCTGGTGCGTCACGGGCCTTGCTTGTGGTGATCACCGACGGATTGCCGTACGACATTGGCTACACCGACGATTACGCGCGTGCCGATACCGCCCATGCTTTGGCTGAGGCGCGCGCGTCCGGGATCGGTTGCGTATGCCTGTCGGTGGGCTCCGATAATCCGAACGCTGAATTGGCGCGTGTCTTTGGGGGGTCGACGACGGCCATACTTCCCGACAGTTCTGAACTGCCCGAAATGGCACGGCGCCTGTTCATTGATGCGCTGAAAGGAGCCGATCTTCGTCGACGCCTTGCGCACTGA
- a CDS encoding spirocyclase AveC family protein — MVSSEQRAVGPATGGNQRPVAGRWTGAFIALGAVFALVALVAIARWGLQGPHSVNPGPDEFGGVKLVILRVLEWGQFAAFLVLVGWFVVKPLVERRGLGFDGIFILVSFAMNIWDPLDNYFVFAFQYNAHFLNVGSWGGFIPGWQGPHPELWAVPLGFIFGCYTWSWYAAVRLGSFIYHRLVVARPDWAQWQRYGLVYLAVVAQSAISEIIFIRLEHWTYPTQNSFFVIGHGQYGWPWFNCIIYGMTWMVMVWLRESANQDNGQGLSFVERGIDRYQIGSLQKTTLRFLAIFGFVSAVYILIYFVPFNVIMMNGTPVTDLPSYFPVPWGGR; from the coding sequence ATGGTGAGCTCCGAACAACGCGCCGTCGGTCCAGCGACCGGCGGCAATCAACGTCCTGTCGCCGGTCGCTGGACCGGCGCATTCATCGCGCTTGGCGCAGTCTTTGCCCTGGTGGCCTTGGTCGCTATCGCCCGGTGGGGCTTGCAGGGCCCACACTCGGTAAATCCGGGCCCGGACGAGTTCGGTGGCGTAAAACTCGTCATCCTGCGTGTGCTCGAGTGGGGCCAGTTCGCAGCGTTTCTGGTCCTGGTGGGATGGTTCGTCGTCAAACCCCTCGTCGAACGCCGCGGCCTCGGGTTCGATGGAATCTTCATCCTTGTTTCCTTCGCGATGAACATCTGGGATCCGCTGGACAATTACTTCGTCTTCGCCTTTCAGTACAACGCACATTTCCTCAACGTCGGTTCGTGGGGCGGCTTCATCCCCGGTTGGCAGGGTCCGCACCCAGAACTCTGGGCCGTGCCGCTGGGGTTCATCTTTGGCTGCTATACGTGGTCGTGGTATGCCGCTGTTCGGCTCGGTAGCTTCATCTACCACCGACTGGTGGTGGCCCGGCCGGATTGGGCGCAGTGGCAACGCTACGGGTTGGTCTATCTCGCAGTTGTCGCCCAAAGCGCGATCAGCGAGATCATCTTCATTCGCCTCGAACACTGGACCTACCCAACTCAGAACTCGTTCTTCGTCATTGGTCACGGTCAGTACGGCTGGCCCTGGTTCAACTGCATCATCTACGGCATGACCTGGATGGTGATGGTGTGGCTTCGCGAGTCCGCCAATCAAGACAACGGGCAGGGATTGTCGTTCGTCGAGAGGGGCATCGATCGCTACCAGATCGGCAGTCTGCAGAAGACCACACTGCGCTTCCTCGCCATTTTCGGCTTCGTGAGCGCGGTCTACATCCTGATCTACTTCGTTCCCTTCAACGTGATCATGATGAACGGAACACCGGTAACCGACCTGCCGTCCTACTTCCCGGTCCCTTGGGGCGGTCGATGA
- a CDS encoding Lrp/AsnC family transcriptional regulator: MTALLTRAERQDDDVAREPEAIAQESDPSTAPHHQRATEISDLDRALINRLRFDGRESNRSLAQRLGVNEVTVAARLRRMEDAGIMRVVAVTDIRLFGHREFNFALLRVRGRSVQDVAAKLAALPETIGVTVTSGRFDIVLPVVCRDRAHTAEMFGTVLTAIDGVEGVHGTLALDVLKYDSNWASFHNPGTTPQAQPSDTVDGVDLEIIQLLQKNARRSNRSIAAELGFSEGTIRGRIKRMLNERVFRIQAVTNLLAFGRYAYAFVLITAEPGTVESIAAILAARDDISQITHVLDDFALILVMTARDHSSIMAAVNEEITFIPGVLRTETLHMSQSLKHTYEWTWIV, encoded by the coding sequence GTGACGGCGCTGCTAACCCGTGCCGAGCGACAGGATGATGATGTGGCGCGCGAGCCCGAGGCGATCGCACAAGAGAGCGATCCGAGCACAGCTCCCCACCATCAGCGCGCAACGGAGATCAGTGACCTCGATCGCGCTCTGATCAATCGGCTCCGCTTCGACGGACGCGAGAGCAACCGCTCCTTGGCACAGCGACTCGGTGTCAACGAGGTGACGGTCGCTGCTCGGCTCCGCCGAATGGAAGATGCCGGCATCATGCGAGTCGTGGCCGTGACCGACATCAGATTGTTCGGCCATCGCGAATTCAACTTCGCCCTCCTTCGAGTACGAGGGCGCTCAGTCCAGGATGTCGCGGCCAAGTTAGCTGCGCTGCCCGAAACCATCGGTGTCACAGTTACTTCAGGGCGCTTCGATATCGTTCTACCCGTGGTGTGCCGAGATCGCGCACACACTGCGGAGATGTTCGGAACAGTCTTGACCGCTATTGACGGCGTCGAAGGAGTTCACGGCACTCTTGCTCTCGACGTCCTGAAGTACGACTCGAACTGGGCGAGTTTCCATAACCCCGGAACCACACCCCAAGCACAGCCCAGCGACACCGTCGACGGCGTCGATCTGGAGATCATCCAGCTGCTGCAGAAAAACGCACGCCGGAGTAATCGAAGCATCGCCGCTGAGCTCGGATTCTCGGAAGGGACCATTCGCGGACGAATCAAGCGCATGCTGAACGAACGCGTGTTCCGCATTCAGGCTGTGACGAACCTGCTCGCATTCGGCCGATATGCCTATGCCTTCGTGCTGATCACCGCGGAGCCCGGCACGGTTGAGTCCATCGCAGCGATACTCGCGGCACGGGACGACATCTCCCAAATCACCCACGTTCTCGACGATTTCGCTCTTATTCTTGTAATGACTGCACGAGATCACAGTTCGATCATGGCCGCTGTCAATGAGGAGATCACGTTCATACCCGGGGTGCTACGGACCGAGACCTTGCACATGAGCCAGAGCCTCAAGCACACCTATGAATGGACATGGATCGTCTGA
- a CDS encoding TetR/AcrR family transcriptional regulator, whose translation MRASSRPRRADARIARERILAAAVSVLGTEPLVSLERVAQLAGVHRATVYRHFPSREHLIEAVVEQALVEGRDVVDRTARHPVGEKAVYVLAAETTQYEDRYSFLIGLPEVAAAGPDPIGLSALMQSWQEHDVLRDDMSPQWLAATFVALAQALLAPGAVLPGQLPHEVLAAMFLRGASASD comes from the coding sequence ATGCGCGCATCGTCACGCCCACGTCGTGCCGATGCGCGCATCGCTCGTGAACGGATCCTGGCCGCAGCGGTGAGTGTCTTGGGGACTGAGCCGCTGGTGTCCTTGGAGCGGGTTGCGCAACTGGCAGGTGTGCATCGCGCGACTGTCTACCGGCACTTCCCGTCCCGCGAGCACCTTATCGAGGCGGTGGTGGAACAAGCGCTGGTCGAGGGGCGCGACGTGGTGGATCGCACGGCACGGCACCCCGTCGGCGAGAAGGCGGTGTACGTCCTTGCCGCTGAAACCACTCAATACGAAGATCGCTATTCTTTCCTCATCGGCTTGCCGGAGGTCGCGGCTGCGGGCCCGGACCCGATCGGGCTTTCCGCGCTCATGCAAAGCTGGCAGGAACACGATGTACTGCGCGATGACATGAGTCCCCAATGGTTGGCGGCGACCTTCGTCGCCCTGGCCCAGGCGTTGCTCGCCCCGGGCGCGGTTCTCCCGGGTCAACTACCGCATGAGGTGCTGGCCGCTATGTTCCTGCGGGGCGCTTCGGCAAGCGACTGA
- a CDS encoding AAA family ATPase: MVDSSSAANVVPAADDVTPYIPSGREEQLFAAAHACGLAVMLTGPTGCGKTKFVQAMAAKLGRPLITVACHDDLSAADLVGRYLLQDGRTAWFDGPLTRAVRTGAICYLDEVVEARQDTTVVLHPLTDHRRELHIDRLGETLAAPPQFQLVVSYNPGYQSIIKDLKDSTRQRMVAIAMDFPAASTEVTVLCQEALVSKEQATELVSLGVAIRKAGRLDLREVASTRALVSAARLIAVGVPAREAATAAIAGPLSDEPSIQAGLTELIESYLAE; this comes from the coding sequence ATGGTCGATTCTTCGTCAGCCGCCAACGTTGTGCCGGCTGCGGATGACGTGACTCCTTACATCCCTTCCGGGCGAGAAGAGCAGCTGTTCGCTGCGGCGCACGCCTGCGGGCTCGCGGTCATGCTGACCGGGCCAACAGGCTGCGGCAAGACCAAATTCGTTCAAGCCATGGCGGCCAAGCTGGGGCGTCCCCTGATCACGGTTGCGTGCCATGACGACCTCAGTGCTGCCGATCTGGTTGGTCGATACTTGTTGCAGGACGGTCGAACTGCCTGGTTCGACGGCCCGCTCACCCGGGCGGTTCGGACCGGTGCCATTTGTTACCTCGATGAGGTGGTAGAAGCGCGCCAGGACACGACAGTGGTCTTGCATCCGCTCACCGACCACCGTCGCGAACTCCACATCGATCGATTGGGCGAGACGCTGGCGGCCCCGCCGCAATTCCAGCTCGTCGTGTCCTACAACCCTGGCTACCAGAGCATCATCAAGGATCTCAAGGACAGCACACGCCAGCGCATGGTGGCCATTGCCATGGACTTCCCAGCTGCGAGCACCGAGGTCACAGTGCTGTGCCAGGAGGCGCTCGTCAGCAAGGAGCAAGCCACCGAGCTTGTCTCCCTTGGTGTCGCAATCCGCAAGGCCGGCCGTCTGGATCTTCGGGAGGTCGCCTCCACCCGGGCACTGGTGTCTGCGGCCCGGCTCATTGCGGTCGGCGTCCCGGCGCGCGAGGCTGCTACGGCGGCAATTGCCGGTCCGCTGTCCGACGAGCCGTCGATCCAGGCCGGGTTGACGGAACTGATCGAGAGCTATCTGGCCGAGTGA